Genomic DNA from Burkholderia plantarii:
ACGGGATGGATCGGTCGGCGCCGGCGGCCTGCAGGAACGCAAGCATCGGCCGGGCCGGTTCGGCAACGAGATGCCGGGAATGCAGGAAGCGATGCACGATCGCGGAGAGCTCCGCGAGCTCGTCGGCGATCGTGGCGGGATCGGCTTCGCCGCGCGTCTTCTGGAAGCGCAGGCTGCCGCGCGAGGTGCGCGCGGGGGGCGCGTGGTCAGCCTCGTTCGCGTGGCTCGCCACGCAGGTCTCGAACACGACGCTGAAGATATGCCCGCTGCGCGTCGACTCGCATTCGGTGGAGAACGCGACGCGGCGGTAGCCGCCGATCGCCTGCAGCGGCCGGTCCACGACGCTCGCGAGCGACTCCGCGAACGGCGCCTCGATGCGCGCCTCGACGCGGCTCGCGGGCTGCCGCGCATCGGGCGCGGCCCGGAACACCTGGGCGAGCGACAGCTCGAATTCCTCCTTGCGCTTGCGGCTCCAGTGCTCGACCCAGACCTCGCCGGCGGGGATCTCGCGGCAGGCGGTGACGTCGTGGTCGAGCAGGCGGAACTCGTCGCCGCTCTGCGCGATGAACGGCGCGGCGCGGCCCGAATCGAGCGCGCCGTACCAGGCCTCGCCGAGCGCGCGCGGCGCGTCGAGGCCCGCGAACTCGAAGCGCTCCTCGAAGACGGTGTCGCTGAAGGCGTAGCGGCACTCCCAGTTGTTGACGGCGAGCCGGTTCGCGCGGAAGGCCCGCAGCAAAGCGTCGGGAAGCGCGCCGCGGCCGGCCGGCTGCGCGATCGCGTGAGGCGGGCGCACGAAGGTGGCGCGATGCGTGTCGAGGCGCGTGAGCAGGTGGGTGATCTCGACTCGCGCGTCCGACAGCACGGCGATCGCGAGCGGGATGCGCTGCCCGTGCAGGTTGAGGCAATCGAGGCTTGCCTCGGGCGGCGCGGCGGCTTCGATGTCCCCCGCGTTTCCGTTGCCGCGCCAGCGCGCCAGCACGCGCCGGGCGCCGCGCAGGTCGGCGACCGAGGTGGCCGCGCCGTGCATCATGCCGCCGGGCTCGATCGCGAGCAGCGGCGGGTCACCGTCGTCGAACGGCGTGTCGTGGCGAAACTTCCAGCTGCCCAGCAGGATGACTGGGGTGGCGGTCATGAACGTCATGTCGAGGCTCCCGGGGCGCTCACGCGGCGAGCGCGCTCACTTCGCGCGCGAAGTCGAGTTTCGAATAGAGGTCGTGCTGGAAGCCCGGCTCGTGTCGTTCGAGGAACTGCTCGACCACGCCGGAGATCCGTTCGAAATCGCGCTCGATCTCGCGCAGCGGCTTGAAGGTCCGGCTACGGCAATACTCGACCTCGATCTGGGCGAAGCCGGCCCGCCCGTCGAGGCTCAGGCAGACGTCGAAATACACGCCGAAGCCGTTGCCGGTGGCGAGCGATTCGAGGTTCACGTCGATCCGGGTCCGGCGGAACGGCTGCAGGCGCCGCACCGTGGCCGGCGTCATGGCGCGCGCGTGCTCGCCGATCGACGCGAACGCGATCGCCTGGTTGGTGGTGAAGTCCTCGCGGCGCAGCTCGGCGTTCTCGACGAACCATTTGCGCTTGACCGCCATCAGGCCGTCGGCCTGCGGGATGAACGAGATGTAGCCGGCTTCGGCCGGGTCGCCGATCACGTCGAAGATGTGCGATTCGTAGTCCATGGTCTGGAAATCGCGGTCGATCTCCAGCACCAGATCGCCGAGGCGACCCTCGCCGACGGCGGCATGGAACGCCGTCGCCAGGCGCCACATGTCCGGGATGCGCCGCGAGGTGAACTTGCGTTCGAGTTCCATCTCCGGATGCCAGCGCGTGTACCAGCAGTCGTCGCCGAGCAGCGCGCGAACCGCCGCGGCGGCCTCGCCGGCGCGTTGCGCGGCGGCGCTCGCCTGCGCCCAGGCCAGCGGGTCGAACGGCGGCAGGTCGAGCAGGTGCAGGAACAGCGCGCCGGCCTCCCCCTCGTGGATGTAACGGTACACGCCGACTTGCGCGTCGCGCCGGACCAGCGCGAATTCCACGCATGGCAGCGCGCCGGCCAGCGCCGGGTCCAACTCGCCGAGTCGCGTGCGCGAGGCCTGCGTGCGGCGCCGCTGGGCGGCGTTGAAGATCTGGAAGTCGAACCCGGCGGGATGCTGCGCCACTTCGCGGCGGTTCGCGGTCGTGAGGCTCAGCAGCTGCAGCGTGCCGCTCGGGATGAACAGGCCGTTGTCGCCGTGCCGCGCGAGCGGCGCGGCGAGTTCGGCGATCGCGACGAGCGCGGCCGGCGCCGTGGAAACGGGCGCGTTCGCGTCGAACAGCAGCAGGCTGAGATCGGCGGGCGTGGTCATGGCGATCGGCTCCGCTCAGGCGGCCTGCGCGGCGGCGAAGCTCACGCGCGCGCCCGACAGGCCAAGGTGGTAGAGGCGGGCCGATTCGACGGCCGGCACGCCGTGCTCGCGCAGCAGGATCGACAGGTGGCACAGCATCGAGGCCTGCTCGAACACGAAGCCGCGCGCATGCGGGATCAGCGCGGCCAGCGCCGCGTAGGGCCGCGGCGATACGACGATCGCCTGTCCGCCATGCTTGCGCAGGTCGGCTTCGAGCCGCGCCAGCGCCGGGCCGAGCGATTCGGCGCTGGGGATCGCGTTGATGGACACCGTGGCCGACACGCTGACGTCCTCCAGATGGCTGTCGGTGCCGACCACCACCGGCAGGCCGGCGGCGAAACCGGGGGAGATGATGCGCAGCTCGTCGTCCTCGTCGAGGACGGCGAGCGTGGCGAGCGGCGAGAAGTCGATCAGGTGCAGGCCTCGTTGCGTGCGCACCCATTCGAGCTGGATCGGACCGAACCGGTCGACCGCCTCGTGGGTGATGGCGAACAGGCGCTGCGCGTCGTCGACGCCGGGCGTCGCGCCGCCCGACAACGTGGCGGTCGAGGTGGTGGCGATGCCGCGATTGATCGCGAGCAGCCCGTCGGCCGACCATTCGCAGACCACCGAACCGTCCTCGCAAGCCTGGGTGATCAGGCCGCTGTCGCCGGCCACGAATTCCCGCACCACGAAGTTGCTGGCCGATTCGCCGAGCAGTTCGTCGAGCCGCCCCGGCAGGGCCTCGCGCGGCAGGATCTGCTGGCGCACGGCATCGGAGAAATCGAGCACGACGGTGGGCAGCGTGAACCGCGCGAGCCAGGCGTCGCGCCGCTCGCGCGCGCTCGCGAAGCCGGCGCGATTGGCGCGGACCAGCATCGCGTTGCCGGCCGGCACGCCGTGCAGCGCGGCGAAGTCCGCGAGCGGCTTGCGCTTGGAGCGGAAATACTGGGCGAACGCGGGCAGCGGGCGGAAGCCGGTCAGCGCGTCGTCGTCGGAGGCGTAGAGCGGCACCCACTCGAAGCACGGCCCCGCGTCGACGGCGCCGGCCACGGTGGTGATCGGGCGCGCCTGCAGCAGCCACAGGCGTTCGCCGTCGGCGGCCCATTCGATGTCGGCCGGCGCGCCGATCGCGTCGGCCGCCGCGCGCGCGAGCGCGGCCACGTCGCGCAGCAGCGGGTGGTGCGCCTCGAGGCCGGCCGCGTGAAGCTGGCCGTCCTCTGTGAGCCGGGCCGCGCGGCCCTTCTCGGCACCGGACACCATCGCGTCGCCGAGCGATTCGACCAGTTCGATCCAGGTCTGCGGCTTCCCGGTCACGGGGTCGGCGCTGAACGCGACGCCGGCCACGCGCGCCTCGACCATGCGCTGCAGGATCACGGTCATGCCGATCCGCATGCCGGCGTTGCCGGCGCGCACGCGCTCGACGATCGCCGCGCGCGAGACGCCCGAGCGCCAGACCTCGAGGATCGCGGCCTTCAGCGCGTCGAGGCCCCGCACGTCGAGCCGGGTCGAGAAGATGCCGGCGAAGCTGTGGTGCGCGCCGTCCTCCACGCTGGCCGAGGAACGCACGGCGAGCCGCGCGTCGCCCGCGAGCCCGGCCTCGTCGAGGCGCCGCCGCAGGTGGAGGTCGGCGTGCTCGTTCCAATCGAGTTCGGCGAGCGCCTCGATGCGCGCGATGTGCTGGTCGAGGAACGCCGCCGCGGTCACCTGCACGGTGCGCAGCAGCTCCGCGATGGCGGCCGCGCGCTCGTCGTAGTCGCGCCAGAGCATCCGGAAGTCGGCGTCGGACAGCGCGGTCAGGGTGGGCACCGGCAGGTGCCGGCCGAGCGCGTTCAAGGTGTCGTATTTGCTGGTCATGAGGCTGGCAGGATCAGGTGAAGGGGCGCCGGCGCGGCTCAGGCCGGCAGGCCGGTGGCGGCGTGTACGACGTGTGCCGCCTCGTCGGGCTCGAGTTCGGGCGCCGGGGCCGGCGAGACCGGAGAGGCCGGTGCGGCCTGCCGGTAATCGAGGAAGATCCGCGACGCGAACGCCTCGGTCGCGCCCTGGTACTTGCCCGTGTAGAGCTTGATCTCGCCCTGCACGCGCCAGAACATCATCTGCCCGATGTTCATGCCGGCGTAGACGCGAATCCGGTTCAGCGCGAACAGCTGGATGGTCCAGCGCCCGACGAAGCCGATGTCGCCGAGCGGCGCCGACAGGTTGATGAACATGCCGAGCCGCGCGATCGACGAGCGCGCCGCGTAGGTCGGCACGA
This window encodes:
- a CDS encoding PEP/pyruvate-binding domain-containing protein yields the protein MTSKYDTLNALGRHLPVPTLTALSDADFRMLWRDYDERAAAIAELLRTVQVTAAAFLDQHIARIEALAELDWNEHADLHLRRRLDEAGLAGDARLAVRSSASVEDGAHHSFAGIFSTRLDVRGLDALKAAILEVWRSGVSRAAIVERVRAGNAGMRIGMTVILQRMVEARVAGVAFSADPVTGKPQTWIELVESLGDAMVSGAEKGRAARLTEDGQLHAAGLEAHHPLLRDVAALARAAADAIGAPADIEWAADGERLWLLQARPITTVAGAVDAGPCFEWVPLYASDDDALTGFRPLPAFAQYFRSKRKPLADFAALHGVPAGNAMLVRANRAGFASARERRDAWLARFTLPTVVLDFSDAVRQQILPREALPGRLDELLGESASNFVVREFVAGDSGLITQACEDGSVVCEWSADGLLAINRGIATTSTATLSGGATPGVDDAQRLFAITHEAVDRFGPIQLEWVRTQRGLHLIDFSPLATLAVLDEDDELRIISPGFAAGLPVVVGTDSHLEDVSVSATVSINAIPSAESLGPALARLEADLRKHGGQAIVVSPRPYAALAALIPHARGFVFEQASMLCHLSILLREHGVPAVESARLYHLGLSGARVSFAAAQAA
- a CDS encoding dCTP deaminase: MILTGTEIEQRVQAGDIVIHPFLPDNVNPNSYNFRLHERMKVYEDGVIDVREEAPTREIVIGPQGYELEPRKLYLAATVETMGSTRFVPTYAARSSIARLGMFINLSAPLGDIGFVGRWTIQLFALNRIRVYAGMNIGQMMFWRVQGEIKLYTGKYQGATEAFASRIFLDYRQAAPASPVSPAPAPELEPDEAAHVVHAATGLPA